One Candidatus Thermoplasmatota archaeon DNA window includes the following coding sequences:
- a CDS encoding thiamine pyrophosphate-dependent enzyme, which translates to MAAINPIPVTAYKVDTKPTWCPGCGDYAVLTGVTRACATTGTDPKDLVVVSGIGCSSNLPHFLKAYGMHTLHGRSIPVATGVKLANPNLKVVITGGDGDGYGIGIGHMIHAMRRNLDVTYVVMNNEIYGLTTGQTSPTSLVGMNSKSTPTGNIENPVNPLGLALFAGATFVARAFSGDAKHLADIIQQGIEHKGFSLVDVQSPCVTYNKLNTYDWFRERVYKLEESGHNPADFGAAADRASEWPTRDPHGKVPIGVFYKAEGKPTYEEQDPALSRFEAPALQRDIKIKREAAERMLAELL; encoded by the coding sequence ATGGCCGCGATCAATCCGATTCCCGTCACCGCCTACAAGGTCGACACGAAGCCCACCTGGTGCCCCGGATGCGGCGACTACGCCGTGCTCACGGGCGTGACGCGCGCGTGCGCGACGACCGGCACCGACCCGAAGGACCTCGTCGTCGTCTCGGGCATCGGCTGCTCGTCGAACCTGCCGCACTTCCTCAAGGCGTACGGCATGCACACGCTCCACGGCCGCTCGATCCCGGTCGCGACCGGCGTCAAGCTCGCGAACCCGAATCTCAAGGTCGTGATCACGGGCGGCGACGGCGACGGCTACGGCATCGGCATCGGGCACATGATCCACGCGATGCGCCGCAACCTCGACGTGACGTACGTGGTCATGAACAACGAGATCTACGGCCTCACGACGGGCCAGACCTCGCCCACGTCGCTCGTCGGCATGAACTCGAAATCGACGCCCACGGGCAACATCGAGAACCCCGTGAACCCGCTCGGCCTCGCGCTCTTCGCGGGCGCGACGTTCGTCGCGCGAGCGTTCTCGGGCGACGCGAAGCACCTCGCGGACATCATCCAGCAGGGCATCGAGCACAAGGGCTTCTCGCTCGTCGACGTGCAGAGCCCGTGCGTCACGTACAACAAGCTCAACACGTACGACTGGTTCCGCGAGCGCGTCTACAAGCTCGAGGAATCCGGGCACAACCCGGCCGACTTCGGCGCCGCGGCGGACCGCGCCTCCGAGTGGCCGACGCGCGACCCCCACGGCAAGGTCCCGATCGGGGTCTTCTACAAGGCCGAGGGCAAGCCCACGTACGAGGAGCAGGACCCCGCGCTCTCGCGCTTCGAGGCGCCCGCCCTCCAACGCGACATCAAGATCAAGCGCGAGGCCGCCGAGAGGATGCTCGCTGAGCTGCTCTGA